From the genome of Candidatus Eisenbacteria bacterium:
TCGCGCGCGCCGCTGGGTGCGCGCGACGGGGATCCGCTGGGGGGTCGATGCCGCCGCGCGCGCCGCGCTCGGGCTGCCGGCGACGCACGAGCACACCTGGCGCTTCGGGCTCGACCGGCTGCTCCTCGGGTACGCGCTGCCGGAGGAGCAGCGCCGGCGCTTCGCCGGGGTGTTGCCCTACGACGACGTGGAGGGCACGTCGGCGCGTGCGCTCGGCCTGCTCGCGACCTTCGCCGAAGCCTGCTTCACGCTGGGACGCGACCTCGGCGGCGCGCGCGCTCCGCTGGCGTGGACGACCGCGCTCAGCGAGGTGGTCGATCGCTTCTTCGACGCCTCGGAGGCGGACGAGGAGGACGTGGTGACGATCCGGCGTGCGCTCACCGAACTCGCGAGCGTCATCCGGCGAGCCGGCTTCGGGGACGCCGTCTCGCTCGACGTCATCCGCGCCTACCTCGAAGCGGTACTCGCGGTACCGGTCGCGAGCGGTCGCTTTCTCGCCGGGCGGGTGACGTTCTGCGCGCTCGTCCCCATGCGCTCGATCCCGTTCGAGGTGGTGTGCCTCGTCGGTCTCGACGACGGCGCCTTCCCCCGCCAGCAGCGTCCGGTGGGGTTCGATCTCATGGCGGACGACTTCCGCCCGGGAGACCGCTCGCGGCGTGAGGACGATCGCTCGCTGTTTCTCGAGGCAATCCTCTCGGCGCGGCGCGTCCTGTATCTCTCGTACGTCGGGCGCGACATCCGGGACAACTCGGAGCGTCCGCCGTCGGTGCTGGTGCGCGACCTGGTCGACTACGTGCGCTGCGGTTTCGACGTGGAGGTGGAGCAGACCCATCCGCTGCAGCCGTTCAGCGCCACCTACTTCATGCCGGGCGCCACGCTATTCAGCTACGCCGACGATCTGTGCGCGGCGCGCCGGCTGCAGGGAACCCGCGTCGAGCTGGCTGCCCCGTTCGTCCTGCGGCCACTTCCCGTCCCGGAGGCGGGGCGGCGCACGCTGTCCGTCGACGACCTCGTGCGCTTCTTCCTCGGCCCCGCGAAGTTCCTCCTGCAGGAGCGCCTGGGACTCCGCCTCGAGCCGGCGCGCGGCGTCGTCGACACCCGCGAGCCGTTCGTGCTCGATGCGCTGTCGCGCTATCTCGTGCGCGATCAGGTGCTCCGCCTGTGGCGTGAGGGCACGCCGGTCGCGGAGCTGGAGCCGCTTCTGCGCGGGGCGGGGCTCCTGCCGCACGGCGCGCCCGGCGACGTGGCGCTGCAGGAGCAGACCGCGGGCGTCGAGGATCTTCTCGCGCGTCTCGACGACGCGTTGCCGACGCCACGGTTGCCCCCGACACCCGTCGACGTCCTGGTGGGCGACTTCCGCCTGCACGGCGCGATCCCGACTGGCCGCGCCGGCGGCGTCGTCGACTACCGGCCGACCGTAGCGAAGGCGAAGGACCGCCTGGCCCTCTGGATCCGTCACCTCGTGCTCGCGAGCCACACCGGTCGCGACGCGCAGGGCCGGTGGCTCGGGACGCACGGTGACGTCGTCCTGCGCCCGCCGACACGGCCGCGCGAAGTGCTCGCGGAGCTCCTGGCGCTCTACTGGGACGGTCTGCAACGGCCGCTGCCGTTCTTCCCGCGCTCGTCCTACGCACTGTGTACCAGCAGGGGCGACTCCATGGGCGCCGTCCTTCGCCAGTGGAATCGGGCGGCAACACCGGAGGTTCCGCCGGGCGAGAGCGAGGATCCGTACAACGAGCTCGCGTTCCGCGGCGCGAAGGCGCTCGGCGACGAATTCCGGTCGCTCGCCCGCCGGGTCGTGGGGCCGCTCCTGGATCACCAGGTGGAGGACCCCTCGTGACGCCGGCGTTCGCGCCGCTCGCCGGCACGACTGCGATCGAGGCGAATGCGGGCACGGGGAAGACCTTCACGATCACGCAGCTCTACGTGCGCCTCGTGCTCGAGGCGGGGCTCGACGTGGCGAGCATCCTCGTCGTGACGTATACGCGCGCGGCGACCGCCGAGTTGCGGAACCGACTTCGCGAGCGCCTCGCCGAAGCGCGCGACGTCTTCGCGCGCGGCGAGACGAACGACCCGTTCTACGCCGAGCTCCTGCGGCGCGTACCGGATCGCGGCGCCGCGGACCGCGCGCTGCGCCGCGCGCTACAGAGCTTCGACGAGGCGGCCGTCTTCACGATCCACGGCTTCTGCCAGCGCGTCCTCGCCGAGCGTGCGTTCGAGGGCGGCGTGGCGTTCGACGCGGAGCTCGTGCCGGACCAGGAGGACCTGCTGCTCGAGGTCGTCGACGACTTCTGGCGCACGACGTTCTACGCCGCATCGCCGATGCTGGTGCGCTACCTGGTGAAGAAGCGGCACTGGACGCCGGAGTGGCTGCGCGACGAGCTGCGTGGCTACCTCGGGCCGCGCCGGGCGCGCGTGATCGCGCCCGAAGATCCCGGCGACCTCGGGCCGCTCGAATCCGCGTTCGACGGCGCGATGCGGGTGGTGGCCGCCGCCTGGCCCCGGGATCGTGCCGGCGTTCTCGAGCTGCTTCGACGGGCCCCCGGGCTCGACCGATCCCGATACCAGGAGAGGACGGTGGAGCGCATCGTCGGCGCGATGGACGAGCTCGTCGAAGTCGGTGCGCCGACGCCGGCGCTTCACGAGGACATCGAGCGCCTGACGGCCCGTCGGATTCGCGAGGCGACGAAGGCGGGTCGGCCGGCGCCCGACCATCCCTTCTTTGCGACGTGCGAGGCCCTCTGGACCGCGGGCTCGGCACTGCTGCGAGCCTACGACGACCGCGGCGCGGCGCTGCGCGGTCGCCTGATCGCCTATGCTTCGCGCGAGCTCGAAGCGCGAAAGGCCGAGCGCTCGATCCAGTTCTACGACGACCTTCTCGCGGCGCTGGCCCGCGCGCTCGCCGACCCGGTGCGCGGGCCGCGGCTCGCGGAGGCCGTCCGGCGTCGCTACCGCGCGGCGCTGGTGGACGAGTTCCAGGACACCGATCCGGCGCAATACGAGATCATCCGGCGTCTCTACGAGGGCACCGAGCTGCCCGTGGTCCTCGTCGGCGATCCCAAGCAGGCGATCTACAGCTTT
Proteins encoded in this window:
- the recC gene encoding exodeoxyribonuclease V subunit gamma encodes the protein MLRVTESNRLEVLAERLVASLDAPGDAPLAPDLVVVPNGGMARWLSLWIARDRGVCANVRFDLPAEFIWSVLGRALGQRANADVFDPAVLTWRVLGVLARLERRPPFTALHAYTDGPSDRRRYELARRIANVFDQYLVYRPDWIRRWEAGADEHWQAELWRRLVAGSDASHRVTLLDTLVAALQGGGGLARAELPARVRVFAVAAMPPAYLAVFGRLAERIDVDLYALNPSPTYWGDLMGSRELARSPLAAGDEDLARGNSLLAGFGKQLAELRDLVREWNAHEIDAHVEPSEASILHAVQADIHHLRTRGSGPSPKTPRPDDRTIQVHRCHGPMREVEVLHDQLLDLFDRHPDLEPSDVVVMTPDIEAYAPCIEAVFGTAPHQRMIPFTIADRSARAERPILGAFLALLALPGSRYDANSLLALLDVDAVRRRFGFADAEVARARRWVRATGIRWGVDAAARAALGLPATHEHTWRFGLDRLLLGYALPEEQRRRFAGVLPYDDVEGTSARALGLLATFAEACFTLGRDLGGARAPLAWTTALSEVVDRFFDASEADEEDVVTIRRALTELASVIRRAGFGDAVSLDVIRAYLEAVLAVPVASGRFLAGRVTFCALVPMRSIPFEVVCLVGLDDGAFPRQQRPVGFDLMADDFRPGDRSRREDDRSLFLEAILSARRVLYLSYVGRDIRDNSERPPSVLVRDLVDYVRCGFDVEVEQTHPLQPFSATYFMPGATLFSYADDLCAARRLQGTRVELAAPFVLRPLPVPEAGRRTLSVDDLVRFFLGPAKFLLQERLGLRLEPARGVVDTREPFVLDALSRYLVRDQVLRLWREGTPVAELEPLLRGAGLLPHGAPGDVALQEQTAGVEDLLARLDDALPTPRLPPTPVDVLVGDFRLHGAIPTGRAGGVVDYRPTVAKAKDRLALWIRHLVLASHTGRDAQGRWLGTHGDVVLRPPTRPREVLAELLALYWDGLQRPLPFFPRSSYALCTSRGDSMGAVLRQWNRAATPEVPPGESEDPYNELAFRGAKALGDEFRSLARRVVGPLLDHQVEDPS